CCATAAAACATGGTATTTATTGTATTAATCTGTTCGCGTGGAGGGAGCCGGGCCGGAAACACGTGCAACAAAGGCTTGTCCACGGCTACCGCGATGCGATATAAGCGACCGTTGCGGTACCGGGGACCGCCGGGCCAAGGCGAAGCCCCGAAACCGGACCCGGGGCTCCGTCGCGCCGCCAAGGCGACCGGCGGCAGACGCTGGCCCCGCTCCTACCGGTCACGGGGAGGATGAGAATTCCCGCAGGGAGCAGAGCGCATGGGGGCGAACCTTCCGGAACCGGCCGCTGTCGCGGGCACCCGACGGGCGTTCGCGGCGCTGTGCCTGCTCACGGCGGCCCTGGTGGTCGCCGGCGTTTACAGGCGGGCGCTGGGCTACCCCTTCATCCAGGACGACTGGAGCTACCTGAGCGCCCTCACCCACCTGGACGACGCCACCAACCTGGCCCGGGACTTCGACCCGGTGGGACGGCTGCACTACCGTCCCCTGGGGACCGTCGCCTTCATCCCGCTCTACCGGGCCTTCGGGCTGGACCCGGTCCCGGCCCACCTCCTCAACCTCCTCCTCCTCGCCGGGGCCGCGCTTCTGGTGGCGGCCCTGGCCCGCCGGCTCGGCGCCGACCGCTTCACGGCGTGGGCGGTGATGACGGTCTACGCCGCCGCCGTCTCCATCCACCTGGATCCCGTGCTGTGGCTGGTGGGCTTTTTCGACCTGGCGGGGGCGGTCTGCTTCTGCGGGTGTGTACTCCTCTTCCTCCGGGGAAACACCGGGCTCTCGCTGGGGGTCTTCGGCGCGGGGCTCCTCTGCAAGGAGTTCCTCGTCGTCTTGCCCACGCTGCTGGCCCTGACGGCCCTCCTTTCGGACGGCCCGCTCCCGGGGGCGCTGAGAGCCGCGCTGCGCCGCCTCTGGCCCCACGTCGTGCTGATGGCGGCCTTCCTGGCGATGCGGGCCCTGACGGGCCTTTCCCCCTTCGGACTGCCGGACGACCACCCTTACCGAATGAAGGTCCTCGGCCTTCATCTCCTCGAGAACGCGGGACGCTACGCCTGGTGGGGCGCCGAGGCCCTGACGCCTTTCCGGGACCTGCGCCCGGCGGTCGGCATCCTCCTGGCGGCGTTCCTGGCGGCCGCTTTCCTGTGGCTGAAACGGGTCGAGGCCCGGTCCGCCCCGGCGGCCTGGCGGCGGCCGGCGTTCCTGGCGGGCTGGGTGGCGCTCGCGCTGGCCCCCGTGATGCTCCTCCCCAACCACTGTTACCGCTACTACCTCGTCTACGGTCTCCCGGCGGCGGCACTGCTTCTCGTGGAGTGCCTGCGGGGGCTCCTCCGGGCCGCCGGGGCGGGGCCGCGATTCCAGAAGGCCGCCCTGGCCGCCTACCTTTTCCTGCTGGCGGCGACGGGGGCCCTCTGGTTCGCCCGCAAGGACGCGGCGGGGCTCCGCGACCCCTACCTGCCCGGCACCAACCACCTCGTCCACCGGGCGGCCGCCGTGCGCGCGGTGCAGGGGTACCTCGCCGCCGCCCGGCCCCGGGTGGCGCCCGGGACGGTCTTCGTGATCGGCGGGGCGGACCTCGAGTCCTTTGACCGGGACTGGATGTTCCGGGTTCTCTGCCGGGATATCACCGTCCGGGCCGTCGGCGCGGACCAGGTCCGGTTCGATGCGGAAGGGGCTTTCGTGCCGGGCGGGGAAGCCGGTCACGTTCGACTGGACCCGGCCCGGTCCATCCGGCTGGAGGTCCTCGATGACCACCGGGCCCGGCGGCTCCCGTTCCCGCCGTGACCGCAGCCGGATTTACGGCCGTCTCCCCCAATAAAATTTCCCCATCATACTTTCACCCTCCGGGCGAGGGCTCGGCCCAAAGGATTGCCATCACGTTCCCGTACGATTTCCGGGCTCTTGCGGGGCCTACCACCAGCCGATGGCGGTGTAACCCACGAAGTGGTGGAAATTCGCCGGGGCCGTGACGCCCATGCCCGGGATGTCCGACACGTCGATGCCCGCCTCGCTGACACTGGTCCCGCAGTCCAGGATGGCCCCGGAGAGGGGTGGCAGGCCGAGGGACTCGCGGACGCGGGCGGCGGTGACCATCCCGAACGGGACGGAAAAGCGTCCGCACCACGTGACCCGGTAACGGGTGACGTCTGCCGGGTCCACGCAGCGCTGCATGAAGCGACGGGCCTTCTCCGGGTCGAGCGGGCCCGCGAGGGTCATGGCGATCTCCCGGTCCTGGGCGGCGGCCCGGCGATAGCCCTCCAGGTCCGCGCCGAAGGGGCAGTAGTGGCTGGGGCCCCAGTGGGCGTCGCCATAGTGGACGCCGTCCACGGAACAGACGAGGGCCACGTCCCGCCCCATAACCCACCCCTTTGCCTTCATCACCGCCGAGAGCGCGTCGCTGAAACGCCCGGCGAGCCCGTCGAGGGTTTCCCACCCCATATGGGGCACAAGCACCGGCACGATTTCCACGTCCCTGCGGAACGCCTGCAGGAAGTAAACGATGGCTTCCACCGAATGCTCCACGGCATGCATGTCGTTGCTCACCACCCGGTCGGTCTGCGGCAGCCGTTGCAGCAGTTCGGCGCGCAGGGGCGACACGGGGATCGGCCCGTAGGGCCCCCGCCAGGCCGGGAAGGCGTCGAAAACCAGCTTGTCGCGGCAATCGAAGACGCGGGCCTTGTGGAACACCCCGAAAACGATGACCCGCGGGGCCCGGATGTGTTTCAGGACCAGGGCATAGAGGCGGCCGGCGTAGGCGTAATCGTCGTGCGGGCAGGCGGCGAGGGCGAAGGCGGTGCCGCCGTCCAGGACCTTCTCCTCGCGGAGTTGGCTCTCCCGCGACCGTGCGGCTTCCAGGGAGCGGTCCCGGACCGCGTCCATGGCGGCGGCCGTGGGGGCGAAACCCGTGGTGTCCATCTGTCCGCGGAGTTGGGGCGTGGAAGCGATTCCCGCTTTCTTCAGGAGGTCTGCGGGCGTCGGCTCAGCGGCCCGGGCCCGGGCGGGCGTCATCCCGGCGATCACGGGAAGCACGAACGGAGTCAGGAAAAGCAGGATCTTCCGAGGATTCACTTGCATGCTCCACCTCCGGGACCAGTATACGACATTCTCCGGGGTTGATGCACGACGCGGATTGTGTTACCTTGCCAGTTATCGATCGAGTCTGTCTCTTTACGGCCGGGGAGGGGTGATATGCTGCAGGACGTGCTGTTGGGCCTCCTGGGATTCGGCTTGGCCGTCTATTTTCTTCTGGCCACTTATGTCATCTTCAAACACGGATTTTTCCGGGGGGCGCTTTCCCTGCTGATCCCCATCGTTTTCTTCTATCATCTGATCGTTCTGCGCAGAGAACTGCGGGGAGGGCCTGTCCTGTTGGGGGTGGTCATGGGGGCGGCCGTCGTCTTTGCGGCGCTTGCGTCGGAACGGAACCCCGGGAGTGAGCCCACCCCGCTTCCCCCGGAGCCTTCCGCTCCCGACCGGTACAGCAAGGCGAACCCGGGGGAGTCCGTGGAACGCGACCGCGGGAACGCGAGGGGCAATCAGACGGAGAAGACGAAACCCGTGCGCCGACAGCCGACCCGTGCCCCTGGCCGGTGAAGAACGATGCACCCGTAAAAAGACATAAAAAAGGAGGAAGCATGATCCGCAGAGTAAGCGATTTTCTCGAAGACTGGGCCTACGAGAGGGAGGCCACGCTGAAAATCCTGCATCGCCTCACCGATGCATCCCTCGGGCGGAAGGTCTGCGACGAGGGAAGAACCATGGGGTACCTGGCCTGGCATCTCGTTCTGTCCATGGGCGAGATGATGCGGCGCACGGGCCTTTCCCTCGGGGGGCCGCCCGAGGACTCCCCGGCCCCGGCGTCCGCCCTGGCCATCGCCGAAGCCTACGAGGCCGTGTCCGAAGCCCTGGAGCACGGCGTCCAGTCGACCTGGACCGACGAGATCCTGGAGAAGGAGGACGAGATGTACGGCGAACGGTGGAAGCGCGGGAAGACCCTGGGCGTCCTCATCCTTCACCAGGCCCACCACCGGGCCCAGCTCACCGTCCTCATGCGCCAGGCGGGGCTCAAGGTCCCGGGCGTGTACGGCCCCTCCCGGGAGGAGTGGCAGTCCTTCGGCCTCCAGCCGCTGCCGTGAAGAATTGATGCCTTGACATCATTTGCGTTGGTGTTATGATGGTCGTATGAGAACAACGCTGAATCTCGACGAGGATGTTCTGGATGCCGCCCGAAAGGTGGCCAAGGATTCGAACGCTCCCTTCCGCCAGGTCTTGAACGAAGCCTTGCGGGCGGGCCTGCGGGTCGTCCGGGAAGGGTCCTCCTCCCGCCCGTACCGCACGAAACCGAACCGGATGGGCCTCCGGGAAGGGATGAACCTGGACAACATCCGGGAACTCCTCTCCCGGGTCGAAGGAGAGGACAGCCGTTGATCCTGGTCGATGCCAACATTCTTCTCTACGCGGAAGACGAGACCAGCCCCCGAAACACGGTCGCACGGGAGTGGTGGGACGCCCGGTTGTCCGGCCCCGGGCCGGTCTGCCTGAGTTGGGACGTTCTGGGGGCCTTCATCCGGATCGGCACCAACCCCCGCGTCTTCACGAGCCCCCTGTCGGTGGAACAGGCTGTGGCCCGCGTCCAGAGTTGGCTCGATCAACCCTGCGTGCGCCTGGTGAACCCGACGGAGCGGCACTGGACCGTGTTTCGTCGGCTGATGGAGGAGGGCCAGGCCGGGGGAAACCTCGTGCCCGACGCTCACTTGGCCGCCCTGGCCATCGAGCACGGCTGCACCCTCATGTCCACCGACGCCGATTTCTCACGATTCCCGGGCGTCCACTGGAAGAACCCTATCAAAAGCTGAGTTTTCGCTGCATGGTCCGGAAAACGGCCTTCCCCTCTCCGGCTCACCGGACCAATTGCTATTACAGGCCGAGGAAGGCGCTCAATGAGGGCGCCGCTGACCGTCAGCTTGCCTTCAGAGGTCCGTGACGAACTGGAGCAAACCGCCTTCCGCCGCTACGCGATCATTCGAAAAGCGCTCGAGACCTGCCTGTCCCGGTTTCGTTTCCGTCAGCGGCGGCTTTCCATCAGCACGGACAGGAGAGAAGCATGAAGGCGGCCGTTCGTGGCCAGGATGCCGAAGTTGGCGTCCAGGGTCGGGCCGCGGGAGAAGTCGAGGGGCTCGCCCCGGAGGTCGGTGACGGTCCCTCCCGCCTCGGTGATCACCACCCAGCCGGCGGCGTGGTCCCAGGCGTTTTCCCGGAAGCCGTCCCGCGGCGGGATGCGAAGGTAGATGTCGGCCTGACCGCCGGCCACCGCGGCGTACTTGCACTGGCTGTCCATCCGGAGCGGGGGCGCGGCCAGCCCGAGACGGTGCGCGATCCGCCCCGTGCGTTCACCATCCATGTGCGACGGTTCGAAGGATTCGCAGAGGACGGCCCGGTGAAGGTCCGAACGGTCCGAAACGCGGACGGGGGTCTCGTGGGAGCCTTCCAGGGACAGAACGGAGGCTCCCTGGCCCCGGACGGCGGCAAAGAGGCAACCGGTTTGGGGCATGTCCCCCGGAAGACCCTCCGGGACCGGGAAGTTGGGGCAGCCGAGGACCCCCAGAACCGGCTCGCCGTGGACAAGCAGGGCCAGGGCCACCGCGTACTGCCCGCCGCGAAGGAAGCCCTTGGTGCCGTCCACGGGGTCGAGGACCCACTGCCGGCCGCCGTTTCCGCTCCGCCCGCGGTCGATCAGGGCGGGGATCTCCGGTTCCGCCAGGCCCGGAAGAAAGGGGCGCAGCACGTCCGCGAGGCGCCGGACCAGGGGCGGTCCGCCGGCGGCGGCCAGGCCGGCGGCGCTCTCTTCCGCCAGGAGCGCGTCCCCGGGGAAATCGAGACCCAGGCCGTGGGACACGAGGGCCTGGACGGCGTAGTCCGCCACGGTGACCGGCGAGCGGTCCTCCTTGGCGGCGGTGTCCGACGTCTCGAGCCCCGCCTGGACCACCCGGCAAACACGGCAGGCCGTCCGGACAACCCGCAGGGCGAATTCCCTTTCCGCTTCCAGCATGAAAACCTCCCGGTGAAAAAACAGAAGCACAGTATAGACGAATCTGCGGGGAAGTGAAAGACGACGCCCCCGTAAAAAGTCGCCCATCGGAGATTTCCCGCGAATAACGCCGATTGACGCGAATACAGAAGACAAAGAAATAAAATGACGTTTGACATTCCGATTCGCGACGATTCGCGTGATCCGCGGGCTGCAAGGGACTTTTTACGGGGGCGTCATATGCATGATTCGATCTGAATCCGGAGTACCGGCTCCTGGCTCCTTTTTCCGACCCATTCCCCTGGAATTCCCGTATACTCCCCGTTTCGACGGTTGACCCGTCCATCTTTTCCAAGGAGACCCCGCATGTCCCGAACCCTCGTCACCCTCCTGGCGGTTCTCTGCACGGCGTTCGCCCTCTTCGCCGAGGAGGCCGCCCCCGCCTACCGAACGGACTACAAGGCCCTCAACGACGGCTTCATGCAGAAGATGCAGACCGTGAAGAGCCGGGAGGAGTACAAGAGCGCCCTGGAGCAGTACCGGAAGGACCTCGAGGCCCTGGTGGCCAAGTACCAGGGCGAGAAAGCCTCCGACGACCTCGACCTGTGGCGCTGTGAAGCCTACCAGCGCCTGGACCGGCCCGCCGACGCCCTGGTCCTGGCCGACGCCCTCGTCGAGCGGAAGTCCCCGCTGGCGGACCAGGCGTCCTTCCAGAAAGTGCTGATCCTCCTGGAGAAGGACGAGGCCGACAAGGCCGCGGCCCTCTTTCGCACCCTCGAAGACAAGCTGCCCAGGGACGAGGCGTACTACGGGGTCTTCGTCGGCCTCGCCACCGGCGGGGCGGCGCCTTCCATCCGGAAGGAGTACGCGCAGAAACTGATCGCCGCGGACCTGCCCGCCTCCATGACCCGTGTGAAGTTTCAGGCCCAGTCGGTCCTCAAGCAGATC
This is a stretch of genomic DNA from Acidobacteriota bacterium. It encodes these proteins:
- the amrB gene encoding AmmeMemoRadiSam system protein B, giving the protein MQVNPRKILLFLTPFVLPVIAGMTPARARAAEPTPADLLKKAGIASTPQLRGQMDTTGFAPTAAAMDAVRDRSLEAARSRESQLREEKVLDGGTAFALAACPHDDYAYAGRLYALVLKHIRAPRVIVFGVFHKARVFDCRDKLVFDAFPAWRGPYGPIPVSPLRAELLQRLPQTDRVVSNDMHAVEHSVEAIVYFLQAFRRDVEIVPVLVPHMGWETLDGLAGRFSDALSAVMKAKGWVMGRDVALVCSVDGVHYGDAHWGPSHYCPFGADLEGYRRAAAQDREIAMTLAGPLDPEKARRFMQRCVDPADVTRYRVTWCGRFSVPFGMVTAARVRESLGLPPLSGAILDCGTSVSEAGIDVSDIPGMGVTAPANFHHFVGYTAIGWW
- a CDS encoding DinB family protein; protein product: MIRRVSDFLEDWAYEREATLKILHRLTDASLGRKVCDEGRTMGYLAWHLVLSMGEMMRRTGLSLGGPPEDSPAPASALAIAEAYEAVSEALEHGVQSTWTDEILEKEDEMYGERWKRGKTLGVLILHQAHHRAQLTVLMRQAGLKVPGVYGPSREEWQSFGLQPLP
- a CDS encoding DUF2191 domain-containing protein, which encodes MRTTLNLDEDVLDAARKVAKDSNAPFRQVLNEALRAGLRVVREGSSSRPYRTKPNRMGLREGMNLDNIRELLSRVEGEDSR
- a CDS encoding type II toxin-antitoxin system VapC family toxin; translation: MILVDANILLYAEDETSPRNTVAREWWDARLSGPGPVCLSWDVLGAFIRIGTNPRVFTSPLSVEQAVARVQSWLDQPCVRLVNPTERHWTVFRRLMEEGQAGGNLVPDAHLAALAIEHGCTLMSTDADFSRFPGVHWKNPIKS
- a CDS encoding 3'(2'),5'-bisphosphate nucleotidase, translating into MLEAEREFALRVVRTACRVCRVVQAGLETSDTAAKEDRSPVTVADYAVQALVSHGLGLDFPGDALLAEESAAGLAAAGGPPLVRRLADVLRPFLPGLAEPEIPALIDRGRSGNGGRQWVLDPVDGTKGFLRGGQYAVALALLVHGEPVLGVLGCPNFPVPEGLPGDMPQTGCLFAAVRGQGASVLSLEGSHETPVRVSDRSDLHRAVLCESFEPSHMDGERTGRIAHRLGLAAPPLRMDSQCKYAAVAGGQADIYLRIPPRDGFRENAWDHAAGWVVITEAGGTVTDLRGEPLDFSRGPTLDANFGILATNGRLHASLLSVLMESRR
- a CDS encoding TlpA family protein disulfide reductase, which codes for MSRTLVTLLAVLCTAFALFAEEAAPAYRTDYKALNDGFMQKMQTVKSREEYKSALEQYRKDLEALVAKYQGEKASDDLDLWRCEAYQRLDRPADALVLADALVERKSPLADQASFQKVLILLEKDEADKAAALFRTLEDKLPRDEAYYGVFVGLATGGAAPSIRKEYAQKLIAADLPASMTRVKFQAQSVLKQIELVGKPAPAVSAGKWINTEALSLESLKGKVVLLDFWAPWCGPCRQTMPHLVKWYTEMKDRGLVVVGFTRYYGRYRDDIQDKGKVEPTQEFNLIGEFVTRHKLPYPIAVADGGDAFDAYGVLGIPTLVVIGKDGNVVDLHVGSGNEDALRGKVEELLGKS